In Mercenaria mercenaria strain notata chromosome 13, MADL_Memer_1, whole genome shotgun sequence, the DNA window ATTTCCCTTTGCTTAAAACATCATTTACTTCTTTGAGGAGTGTAATATTTGCATAGGTTATTGCCCGTTGTATAAAGCATCGTTACTTCTTTGACGAATGCAGTAATCCCATAGGTTATTTCCATTTGTTTAAAGCATCATTCACTTCTTTGACAGGTGCAATGATTCCATaggttattgccctttgtttaaaGCATCACTTACTTCTTTGACAAGTGCAATAATTCCATatgttatttccctttttttaaagcATCATTTACTTCTTTGACGAATGCAATAATCCCATaggttatttccctttgtttaaAGCACCATTTACTTCTTTGACAAGTGCAATGATTCCATAGGTTATTTCTCGTTTGTTTAAAGCGTCATTTACTTCTTTGATGTGTGGAATAATCCCATAGGTTTTTGCTCTTTGTTTATAGCATCATTTTCTTCTTTCATGAGTGCAATAATTCCATAGGTTATTGCCCTTTCATAGAGCATCATTTACTTCTTTGACAAGTGCAATAATCCCATaggttatttccctttgtttaaAGCATCATTTACTTCTTTGACGAGTGCAATAATCCCATAGGTTATTGCTCTGTTTATAGCATCATTTACTTCTTTCATGAGTGCAATAATTCCAtaggttattgccctttaatagaGCATCATTTACTTCTTTGACAAGTGCAATAATCCCGTaggttatttccctttgtttatAGCATCATTTACTTCTTTCATGAGTGCAGTAATCCCATAGGTTATTGGTCTTTGTTTAAAGCATCATTTACTTCTTTGACAAGTGCAATAATTCCATaggttatttccctttgtttaaAGCATTATTTACTTCTTTGACAAGTGTTATAATTCCATaggttatttccctttgtttaaAGCATCATTTACTTCTTTCTACAAGTGCAGTAATTCCATACGTTAtttcccttttttagctcacctgtcacaaagtgacaaggtgagcttttgtgatcgcgcggtgtccgtcgtccgtccgtccgtaaactttcgcttgtgaccactctagaggtcacatttttcatgggatctttatgaaagttggtcagaatgttcatcttgatgatatataggtcaagttcgaaactgggtcacgtaccgtcaaaaactaggtcagtaggtctaaaaatagaaaaaccttgtgacctctctagaggccatatatttcacaagatcttcatgaaaattggtcagaatgttcatcttgatgatatctaggtcaagttcgaaactgggtcacgtgccttcaaaaactaggtcagtaggtctaaaaatagaaaaaccttgtgacctctctagaggccatatttttcatgggatctgtatgaaagttggtctgaatgttcatcttgatgatatctaggtcaagtttgaaactgggtcacgtgcggtcaaaaactaggtcagttggtataaaaatagaaaaaccttgtgacctctctagaggccatatatttcatgagatcttcaagaaaattggtgagaatgttcaccttgatgatatctaggtgaagttcgaaagtgggtcacgtgctgtcaaaaactaggtcagtaggtcaaataatagaaaaaccttgtgacctctctagaggccataattttcatgggatctgtatgaaagttggtctgaatgttcatcttgatgatgtctagatcaagttttaaactgggtcaactgcggtcaaaaactaggtcagtaggtctaaaattattaaaatcttttgacctctctagaggccatatttttcaattgatctgaattttcgccttgatgatatctaggtaaagttcaaaacagggtcacgtaccttcgaaaactaggtcaataggtcaaataatagaaaaaccttgtgacctctctatagaccatatttttcagtggatcttcatgaaaattggtcagaatttttatcttgataatatctaggtcaagttcaaaactggtcacatgagctcaaaaactaggtcactatgtcaaataatagaaaaaaacgacgtcatactcaaaactgggtcatgtgggaagaggtgagcgattcaggaccatcatggtcctcttgtttaaagcaTCATTTACTTCTTTGACAAGTGCAATAATCCCATaggttatttccctttgtttaaAGCACCAAAGAAGTCATTCCATATGTTATCTCTCTTTGTTTAAAGCATCATTTACTTCTTTGACAACTGTAATAATTCCATaggttatttccctttgtttatAGCaggttatttccctttgtttaaAGCATCATTTACTTCTTTGACGAGTGCAATAATTCCATaggttattgccctttgtttaaaGCATCACTTACTTCTTTGACAAGTGCAATAATTATACCCctcttcgaaggaggggtatattgttttgcagatgtctgtcggttgGTCTGTATGTaaaccaatccgtttccggatgataactcaaaaacgctttggcctaggatcatgaaagttgataggaaggttggtcatcacctgcagatgatccctattgattttgagatctgtatgtcaaaggtcaaggtcacagtgaccctgaacagtttaacagtttccggatgataactcaagattgcttgggcctaggatcgtgaaagttgatacggaggttggtcatgaccagcagttgacccctaatgattttgaggtcagtatgtcaatgttcaaggtcacagtgacccggaacagttaaacggtttccagatgataactcaagattgcttgggcctaggatcgtgaaagttgataaagaggttgttcatgaccagcagatgaccccaattgattctgaggtcagtaggtcaaagttcaaggtcacagtgaccaggaacagtaaaacggtttctgggctttaactcaagaacacttgggcctaggatcaggaaaattgatagggaggttgatcatgaccagcagatgacccctattaattttgaggtaattcggtcaaagttcaaggtcagattggccagaacagttaaaacggtttctggacgtcAACTTGGGAACGCTTGGGCTAAGGGTAATGAAAGATGATagtgaggttcatcatgaccagcagatgacccctattgattttaaggtcaaggttacagtgacccggaacatttaaaccgttcccagacaataacttgagaacgcttgggcctaggatcactaacttgatagggaggttgatcatgaccaggagatgacccgTTGATTttgagggtcagtaggtcaaagctcaatGGCACATTGagccagaacagtagaacttttgtttacagtgagcaaataatttctgttccttgtgcaattactgaatgcatcaaggggagcatttcgtgttcgacgagctcttgttccataggttatttccctttgtttatATAATTCCATAGGTTATTAGGGGGGAGACATAACATCGCACtacatttcctatcaataactggagaaccatttgacctagaactttcaaacttcataggatggtagaaCTTATAGAGTAgacggcccctattgtttttggggtcactccatcaaaggtcaaggttacagaggggctgaacatagaaaacactttccaatcaataagttgagaaccacttgacccagaatattgaaacatgataggatgattggacatgcagagtagatgactcttattgattttggggtcactctgttaaaggtcaaggtcacagggaccagaacatggaaagccatttccaatcaataacttgagaaccacttgaccacccagaatgttgaaacttcataggatgattggacatgcacagtagatgatccctattgatttaggggtcactctattaaaggtcaaggtcacagcggacagaacatggaaatctatttctagtcaataacttgagaaccatttgacctagaaccttcaaacttcatagcatgataggacttacagagtagatgacccctattgtttttggggtcactccgtcgaaggtcaaggccacagaggaCTGAacgtagaaaactctttccaatcaataacttgaggaccacttgacccagaatgttggaacttattaggatgattggacatgcagagtagatgcccattactgattttggggtcactcaatcaacgtccaaggtcacaggggcctgaacatggaaaaccgtttccaattcataacttgagaaccaccaggcccaaaatgttgaaaacttgattgtatgattggacatgccaagtagatgatcccttttgcagccaaccatcagtgtctctttgactttcgcttctgtcccctattgacttcttgcctatacgactatacactgggggagacatgcgctattctacaaaagcatcttcttgtTGCCCTTTGTTAGAGCATCATTTACTTCTTTGACGAGTGCAATAATTCCAtaggttattgccctttaatacAGCATCATTTACTTTTTTCACAAGTGCAATAATTCCGTAGGTTATTGATCTTTGTTTATAGCATCATTTGCTTCTTTCATGAGTGCAATTATTCCATAggttatttcattttgtataagAAATAAAGTATCATTGGCATTCATACGTGAATGAGATGTAAAAATATGCACCTGAACAACAAACAGTTATTTCATTAAATGACGAATCACTGAAATATAACTAATTTGATTCTATCACAATATCAAGGATTGCTCTTCACATTTTTACATAAgatttcaggttaaaggtttgGTGCTCTCACTCTATATTAGTtactacaaaatggatttgatttaaagttaaaacagctgttctacatcatcaccctcatcatttgacacaatgaccataattctggcaccaatatttagaaattattcCCCTTCTCACTTAaaattccaggttaaagttttgatgcactttcactctatctgtagtattaccaaatggatttgattctaacttaaaataattgttccacatcatcacgcacatcatatgacacaagggctggCACCAAAATGTTATGAGTTATGCCATCTTTTTTACTTTCAGGTTTAAGTTGTGCTGCACTTTTGCTCTATTTCAGTTATAACTAAACAGATTTGATTTAagatataataaatatgtccctatattttatcagtcaACAAAATATGGGCAGATAAACACTGGGAGTCTAGACCAGTGTTTtgagaaaagggacataattatacaacatTTAATAGCTCATGAGTTATCAGATAAGTCTCCattctcctgtgaacaaaacacaggatATGAACACAGACTAGTAACAGTTTGTCTGTATGATAAATTGCAGTAAGAAAAGTGCAttgaagacagcaaaatgagtgctttcctccaCACAAACGCCTGTCATCAGTTCTCCGTACTTTTCTGAAACACTCCGCCCAACTGCTTTTCGTTGACTAACTGTAGATAACGTACATACATTCGCAGCTGGGCGAAGtatttgagaaaaatattaaGAACTGACTGCAGACGTTTTGTGCAGGGGAcagcactcattttgctgtcttccACGCTCTTTACCACCAAAAATCTGTCAAGTTACTGAGAAAATATAGGCCAAATGtcacctatataaattctgtcaaaattcggTTTGTATCTCACAAGTATGaatgaacagacagaaaaaaaacttgtattgtaccgtttgtattgtatgttactttcatttaatatacatGATCTGacaattctataaatagcgcacataaaaacttcactcagTTCTATTCTAACTTCAATaaaaattgaagatttcgttAGGTAACAAACCAATAAACAAAAAGGTGGagatatacagttgaatatcgttacctcgatatcggttagctcgatactccggttagcacgatgtgttttagtcggtcccgatttttccctatatattttaatgtaattatttatcattacctcgatatgatttgctcgatattttgtttagctcgatgagatttttcagtcccgtcaacttacctgtattgttttacacctggtttcgtcgatatcacagcttgtcaaaaaatatccatgttatttgtaaggtgtgaaaatcaacctactGTTGTTCGGCgatgtattaataataatcaagctagtttgtttgtttgttttgtttgttatttagtctttaatccaatttaaatgtcaggaagtttgcatttaattcccaataattagtcttataaaacagcgtgcaagcgagcaagctgttttccaatataacaattaatttggatgaaatatttttctgtttgacggagtaaaaatttgccatttaggattgagtaacaatatgcgtatttaactggcaaattttcgttatcgaagcacagtcaaaatgactactcagctaggaacattaccgctgcattcagacttctttagggaaggaataaaaatgctaatgttttcacgcatattttgaaaaattataagttgtatgtatatacatgtatttactatttaattaagctgttttatttgtcaataaaattaaaatcgtatttactttttatattatttcttttccCTTTCAAACCCCCTGGAATACGCATTGGATATAATTACAATATAGACGttcgacacaagtacaaagtagtcccagacagtcgatatcgttacgtcgaacttcggatacgtcgatgcaatttttgcagtcccttgaatatcgaggtaacggtattcgactgtataataaaagggtcaatacaacagtagctagatctgggactttgtattcagctcgagtggattttgtaAAGTCGGATCACACGAGGCGCATAAGCTTCGAGCATGAtacgatctggcaaaatccactctagctgaatacagcatcccagatcgagctactattataataaccctattatattgttCCGTTGAgcaatttgatattttatggTTATCAGATCTCTATTCTATTGTTGCATTCTAAATAAAAATGGGTATCTCGTTAATATCAGTTCTCTATTTAAATCCTTTGTTCTTGCATTTCAGTGCTGTCATCTTGATGAGTTCTCTTTTCCAGTTTTGATGAAGAACTGTCATTGTATGCTATACCTTCCTCTGCTGTTTTAAGTTCACATTTCCATGCCGCACAATCAAATAACACACATGTCTCGTCTTTTAAAGTTTTGCTAGTCAAGTCTGTAAAATTAAGTTTACAAATTTCGATGTGTTTTATTAACAACGTCTTGTAAGCAAAAGTGTCCCCGCATATACCGCAGACGAAGCTCCTATCATGAGCATCGAAGTGGACCTTTATGTGATACACCACAGCTGACTTTGACATAAAGTGCTTATTGCAATGGTAGCATTCAAACGATCCTGTGCCGTAATGTACTTGACAATGATACTTCAACTTTTTCGAGTTATTGAAAGACGACTTACACACCTGACAAGAAAATGTTTCGAAACTGCTCCTTGGTGGGCGCCTGTCTGCAGGAACACCCAAATGTTGCCGACTTATATGCTCACGTAGTGTGTATTTTGTGAGAAACGTTTTGCTGCATAGGTTGCACTGACTTTTTGCATAACGTGCGTCCTCGTGAGTCTTTTTGTGAGAATTTAATGATTTCATtcgtttaaattttttattacacACGCTGCATTGATATTTGCTTACATTAGAGTGTACAAACATATGATCTGCCAACGCCGAACTAAGGCGGAATGTCGATGGACAAATTGTACACGAATATGGTTTGGTTCCATTATGTATACGCTGATGGCAACTGAGACCAGAGGAATGTCTAAATGATTTCTTACAAATTGCGCAGCTATAACGTTTATAGGTGGAATGCAATAGCATATGAGTTTTCAAAGATCTTGGGTCTTTTAATTTTGCTTGGCAAATCGCACAGGAATATTTTCGTTCTGTTGTGTGTTTTGGCTCATGTTGTTTCAACTGTTGCTTCGTGGTGAAAGCCGTATTACACTTTTCACACTTGTAATTTTTCTCACCAGTGTGAATTCGAAGATGAATGGCTAAACTGGATTTCTGTTTACATCTGTAACTACAAAAATTACAGGAG includes these proteins:
- the LOC123529482 gene encoding zinc finger protein 883-like, whose product is MSITRIHEQTNCSRHGEQDSITNEDEDTIFTRDSKYTLNASETKSRKRTTESSTLEPCKKDISKIKDHTSFKCEECKLSFTREWSYKAHMETHDEYIESVCDICSETFSHPKLVMKHKRVVHLIKNAYTCEICGKSFSKPSELTRHVNGIAHKTDRNYKCSVCPKSYYTEYQLKRHVKTHDGRDENKFVCPKCGDTYKWESNFKDHLNTHTGNKKNVCGLCQEEFAYTRALMAHKRSVHSIKYPYECSICEKAFRLPSHLANHLAIHKNERKFKCNICKKGFNTSNDRNNHEKRHSLTNRTVRCDHCNYRCMNASTLKEHLLIHSEERSLSCNFCSYRCKQKSSLAIHLRIHTGEKNYKCEKCNTAFTTKQQLKQHEPKHTTERKYSCAICQAKLKDPRSLKTHMLLHSTYKRYSCAICKKSFRHSSGLSCHQRIHNGTKPYSCTICPSTFRLSSALADHMFVHSNVSKYQCSVCNKKFKRMKSLNSHKKTHEDARYAKSQCNLCSKTFLTKYTLREHISRQHLGVPADRRPPRSSFETFSCQVCKSSFNNSKKLKYHCQVHYGTGSFECYHCNKHFMSKSAVVYHIKVHFDAHDRSFVCGICGDTFAYKTLLIKHIEICKLNFTDLTSKTLKDETCVLFDCAAWKCELKTAEEGIAYNDSSSSKLEKRTHQDDSTEMQEQRI